In Sphingomonas sp. M1-B02, the sequence GTGCCGGTATCGTAGCCGTGGAGCGGCTTGTCCGAGAGGCCGATGCCGCGTTGGTCGACCGCTATGACAGTGAATTTCTGCGCAAGCGCAGGCATCAGCTGCCGCCAGGCATACCAGTTTTGGGGCCAGCCGTGCACGAGCAGAAGCGGCGGTCCTTCACCTCCGATAACTGCGTGCAACCGCAGCTGGCCGGTTTCCACAAACTTGCTCTCGAAAACTTGTGTAAAGTCCGCCGGCAGATTTGGCGCGTGCGTAACCGAGCCGACGCCATTAGGCGTCGCCAGCGAGGTGTCCGTGGCCACGATGGTTCTCCTGCTCCCCAGCGGCAATGCGCCATTACGGAAACATAAAATAAAGTAACCTTCGTCTACTATCATAAGTAGTGCGGTACAAGAAGAATCTAAATTTCTGCGTATCTCAAATGCGAGGATCTCAGCAAGTCGTTGAATAGAGAGGCAATAGGTTGCCTATTGGCGGGCTTGCTTATCGAGAAGACTTGCCTGTCGCTACAGCAGGGTTGTCGCCGTCTCTTTATATTTGATTTCAAGCTCGTAGATTGGATAGTTAACTAGGTGCGTGATTTTAACTAATGGGAAGTCGCGGGGCCGCATGAGGGCATAGTAGTGCCCTGTTGAGGCGTTCCGTTCGTCCGATATCGTGGGAGCGCGCCCGAAGGCAGCCGGTCCGGAATCGGCCCAATAACGGACATTCCTCCCTACTGCGTTCGAACGGCTGGAAGTGAGCCGCTTGCGGACTGGCAGCTTTTGACCGACCAAAGTGGAATAGCCGCCTCTCATTCAAGGCCGAGAGCATTTTCGCTAGGTTGCTATAAACATCGAGCCATAGTTCGGAGGCGGTGTCCGCCGTCCATATGGGAGAGCCATTACATCTACCATTTGTATTGACCGACCCGAACTCCGCCAGTCCGCAGATTAACGGCGCTACCCCACAAGGGCCACCCATCGGCAGGGTCTATCCGCGCCCTTTACCCCCGACCTTTCGACTGGAGGTGGGTGATTACAGCTTTCTTAAATGTTTGAGTGCCTTGTGGCCTCGAAGGACGTACATGGCCGATACAAACGAAGCTGCGCGCCTCGACGCGCTATACCAGCTCAACTTGCTGGACACGCCGCCTAGCGAAAGCTTCGACCGCATCACGCGAATGGCGGCCCAGCTTTTCGGGCTTCCGATCTCCGCCGTCTCACTCACCGACCGCGATCGCCAGTGGTTCAAGTCGCGCTTGGGCGTCGAGTACGTGTCGATACCGCGCGAAAAGGCGCCTTGCGCGCAGGTTGCCGAAAACGCGGATATGGTGGTCATTCCCGATCTGCTTGCCGACGAATACTATGCCACCAGCATCCTTGCCGCACAGGGCGTGAGATTCTATGCGGGGGCGCCCCTCACGACACGCGACGGCTTCGGCCTCGGCGCGCTGTGCGTCCTCGGGACCGAGCCGCGCACCGCGACTGCGCCCGAGCTGGCGGCATTAAATGACCTCGCGCAGATGGCGATGTCGCAGATCGAGCTGCAACACGCCTTCGGCCGCATCGATCCGCTCAGCGGCCTCCCCAATCTCACCCAGTTCATCGACGATCTCGATGATCTCGGGCGTGATGATCCCGGCCGCAAGCGGTTTGTCGTGGTAATCGAGCTCGCGCGAGCAGAACAGATCAGCGCAGGTGTCCGCGTGATGGGATCCTCCTATATCGAGGAAATGGTGCACGAAGCGGCCCGCGCTTTGCGCACTGAGATTGGGAAGCGCCAGGCATATCATACGGGTTTGGCGCAATTCGCGTATCTCGCAGAGCCCGATGTGGATCAGGAAGCCTACCTCGACCGCCTCGCCGCCGGCCTGCAGAGGCCGCGCACAGGCTCCCAAGCGAATCTGGTAATGAGCGCGACGATCGGGGTGGCGCCGTTCGTTTCGGGAGAAACGCCGTCCCGCGACGTGCTACGCCGGGCCCATAGCGCTGCACTCGATGCGCGGAACTTCAACACCGGCGTGAGCATCTATTCCGCTGCGGCCGACGAAACGCACCAGCGGCGGTTCGCGCTACTCCACGACTTCCGCGCTGCGCTGGAGTCTCCGCGCCAGCTCAGGCTTGTCTACCAGCCGCGCGTGGATCTCCGCTCAAAACTTTGCGTGGGCGCCGAGGCATTGCTCCGCTGGACCCATCCCGAACTGGGGGAAGTCTCTCCCGCCGAATTCATCCCGATCGTCGAGCAGACGTCATTGGCGCGGGACACGACCGCCAAAGTTCTGGACGCAGGACTGGCGCAGCTGCGGGCCTGGCAGCGGACCGGTGTGGACATCCAGTTGTCGGTCAACGTCTCGGCGACGAACCTCGACGAAGTGGATTTCGCGCAGCAGATACAGCTTTACCTGCTCAAGCACCGGTTGCCTGCGGCGATGCTTGAGCTGGAAGTGACGGAGAGCGCCATCATGGGCGATGCCGGGCACGCGATTGGGCAGTTGAGCGCTATCGCGTCGACCGGCGTTCGCCTGGCGATCGACGATTTTGGCACCGGCCAAAGCAGTTTTTCCTATCTCCAGCGCCTCCCCGCCCAAGTGGTGAAGATCGACCAGTCCTTCGTCCGGGAGCTGACCGCCGGCGAACGCGAGCGGACACTGGTTCGCTCAATGATCTCACTATCGCACGACCTCGGCTATCGCGTCGTCGCGGAGGGAGTCGAGACGGCCGAAGTCGCCGACTTACTGGCCGACATGGGTTGCGACGAGGCGCAGGGCTATCATTTCGCCCGGCCTCTGGAGGCAGAAGATTTCGCGCCTTGGCTAGCATCACAGGGCCGTTCCACGGCAGCCGCGTGAGGACCGCGGCCGCTATATTTGATCGCTTCGCCCGGTTTGGACAGGGAGCCGTCCACGGCTTCATGGTGCCATCTTCGGCCAGGGCGAATTGCCTGCCGGTACGGATGTCGCGGTCGGCACCTTGCTCCATGCCGCTCTCACGCCAAATCTGAACATAGCGGTGGCCTTTCTCGGCGTGAGCGCCCGTGTCGCGGCCTTTGGTAGGGATATTCCCCTGTTGCTGACGATTGCCGCGGGCAGCGTCGCGGTGCTCGCGCAGCTCTTCCCGTTGCGTCTCTATCGGGCGGAGGCGATCTCCGACGATCTCGATGCTGCCGGCGCGGCGCGTCTGGAAGCGGATCTTCGCCATCGCGTATCTCGCATTCGCCGTCGCGATTGGCGCGTTTGGCGCGTTCAGCGCTCGCGCGATGCAAGTGGGCGACACGCAATCGCACATCTTGGAGGTTGGACTGGTATTCGGCTATGCCGCCGGAGTTGCTGCAGGCATCTTCGTCCGCCCATGAATCGCTTTGCCGAGTATCGTCATCGTGGTGGTGCCGACCAGCTTCGGGGCCCTGCTTAACCCGGACCTCACCTTTATCGGGTGGGGTTGCTGCTTCTGCTGTTCCTGGCAGGCGGTGTCCACAGCATGATGCGCATCTACCGACCCGCCACAGCCGAGATCACGGCGCGCAGGGTCTTGACCGCGAAGCTGCCGCCTCCGTCCGCGACGAAGCGATCCACTATCATCCACGGCAAGGTTGCCGATCAAGAGAGGGAGTCATCGCAGAGCCGCAGAACTAGACCGCAGTTTTGGGAGCAGGTGCAAGACTTTAGCAACAATTCTCGCGGTAAACATCGCGAGCTGCTCGATGGTGAATTTAGTCATGCACGTTGTTGAGCCAGTGAACCCGGTCCACCCCAATTGAGGGTCGCGCAACGCCTTGCGGTCGTCGTGCTTCTTGCCATGCTGCCGCTTGTCGTGCTGGAGGGGGCCGGCGCGCGCCAGGAACGGCTCGAGGAGCGCGCCGAAATTGCCACCGTCGCACTGCGGACCGCGCACCGCGCTGCGGCCGAACAGGAGCGGATTGTCATGGGTGCGCGGCAGTTGCTGACGGCGCTCTCCCAGATACCCGCAATCCAGCAGGGGGAGGTGGCTCGATGCAATCTCATCCTGTCTCGCATTCAGCGTCAATTTGAAATGTACCAGGCGATCGGGGTTGCCGATACTTCGGGCCGGATATGGTGCAGTAGCGCCCGGGCCGGCACTGACATTTCCGATCGGGCTTATTTTCAGCGAGCACTCGCCACCCGCGACTTCGGCACGGGAGGTTATGTCATCGGGCGCCTGATGGGACGCCCCTCGCTAAACTTCAACCTCGCGGTGCTGGACGCTCGCGGCGGGGTGACTGGCGTGCTGGTGGCTGGGCTTGACCTCAGCAAATTGGCAAAAAGCCTCCAACGCGCCGGACTGCCACCAGCGACGCGCTTGGCAATAGCCGGTCCTGACAGGCGGATCTTGGTGTCGCTGCCGGACGGGACGGGCGTCGGCCAGAACCTTCCCGCGCATCTGCAGGGTGCGTTTACCTCACACTCGGCTGGAACCCTCGAGTCTCGATGGCTGGATGGTAGCGACCGCGTGATCGCTTATGTGCCGCCGCAGAGTGAAACTGCTATGCCGTTCATGGTGGCGGTAGGCACGGATAGGGTGACCGCCCTTGAGGGCGTAGAACGTCGCGCGTGGTTGCGCATGCTTCTGCTGGTAGCGACGGTGATGGTCGCACTGCTGCTGACTTGCTGGTTTGCGGTGCGTTCGGTCAGCAGGCCGATGCAGCGGTTAACCAAAGCTGTCCTTGCTTGGCAACGTGGCGAACGTGACGCCCGAGTGGGTGCGATCGGCGATGGCGCCGAATTCGACGCGCTGGCAAATGTTTACGACGAGCTGGCCGATGGCTACGCCGAGCGCCATCGTAGGCTCTATGACGCGCTCGAGGGCACCAGCGATAGCGTCATCACGGTCTCCCCCGACTGGACAATCAATTTTCTCAACGATCGTGCCCGGGGCCGGCTCAAGAGCTATGACGCCTGCGGCAGGAACTTTTGGGCGACATTTCCTGGCATCGAACACGGCTGGGTGGGCGATATGTTTCGCGAAGCGATGGACCAGCGTCGCCCGCTATCCTTCAGCTTGGAATATGCACCGCTGGAGGGTCACTTCCTGATCAACGCCCTGCCGCTTGAGAGCGGCGAAATCATGCTTTTCATCCGCGATGTGACCGAGCAGCACCGCTCCCAGGAGGAGTTGCGCAAGCTCGCGCTTAGCGATGCGCTAACCGGTCTGCCCAACCGCGCCAGCGCCATGAACATGGCAAGGATGAAGCTAGCCGAAGACAGGCTGGCAGCGCTTCTGCTCATTGACCTCGACGGATTCAAGGATGTCAATGACAGCTTCGGCCACCCCGCTGGTGACGCCTTGCTCCAGCAGGTTGCGGAGCGGCTCCGGCAGTGCTGCGGCGGATCCAATGTGATCGCCCGGCTGGGCGGGGACGAATTTATTGCCCTCGTCGACCGTGATCACGCTGGCGGTGACTTGCCTGCGCAGTTGCTAAAGGCGCTGACCGACCGACCGTTCTATACGGGCAACAGAAGTATGCGCGTGCAGGGAAGTTGCGGCGCCATCATCGTGCCAGAACGCACCCAAGGCACCGT encodes:
- a CDS encoding bifunctional diguanylate cyclase/phosphodiesterase; translated protein: MADTNEAARLDALYQLNLLDTPPSESFDRITRMAAQLFGLPISAVSLTDRDRQWFKSRLGVEYVSIPREKAPCAQVAENADMVVIPDLLADEYYATSILAAQGVRFYAGAPLTTRDGFGLGALCVLGTEPRTATAPELAALNDLAQMAMSQIELQHAFGRIDPLSGLPNLTQFIDDLDDLGRDDPGRKRFVVVIELARAEQISAGVRVMGSSYIEEMVHEAARALRTEIGKRQAYHTGLAQFAYLAEPDVDQEAYLDRLAAGLQRPRTGSQANLVMSATIGVAPFVSGETPSRDVLRRAHSAALDARNFNTGVSIYSAAADETHQRRFALLHDFRAALESPRQLRLVYQPRVDLRSKLCVGAEALLRWTHPELGEVSPAEFIPIVEQTSLARDTTAKVLDAGLAQLRAWQRTGVDIQLSVNVSATNLDEVDFAQQIQLYLLKHRLPAAMLELEVTESAIMGDAGHAIGQLSAIASTGVRLAIDDFGTGQSSFSYLQRLPAQVVKIDQSFVRELTAGERERTLVRSMISLSHDLGYRVVAEGVETAEVADLLADMGCDEAQGYHFARPLEAEDFAPWLASQGRSTAAA
- a CDS encoding bifunctional diguanylate cyclase/phosphodiesterase; this encodes MLPLVVLEGAGARQERLEERAEIATVALRTAHRAAAEQERIVMGARQLLTALSQIPAIQQGEVARCNLILSRIQRQFEMYQAIGVADTSGRIWCSSARAGTDISDRAYFQRALATRDFGTGGYVIGRLMGRPSLNFNLAVLDARGGVTGVLVAGLDLSKLAKSLQRAGLPPATRLAIAGPDRRILVSLPDGTGVGQNLPAHLQGAFTSHSAGTLESRWLDGSDRVIAYVPPQSETAMPFMVAVGTDRVTALEGVERRAWLRMLLLVATVMVALLLTCWFAVRSVSRPMQRLTKAVLAWQRGERDARVGAIGDGAEFDALANVYDELADGYAERHRRLYDALEGTSDSVITVSPDWTINFLNDRARGRLKSYDACGRNFWATFPGIEHGWVGDMFREAMDQRRPLSFSLEYAPLEGHFLINALPLESGEIMLFIRDVTEQHRSQEELRKLALSDALTGLPNRASAMNMARMKLAEDRLAALLLIDLDGFKDVNDSFGHPAGDALLQQVAERLRQCCGGSNVIARLGGDEFIALVDRDHAGGDLPAQLLKALTDRPFYTGNRSMRVQGSCGAIIVPERTQGTVEELLANADLALYRAKTEGGGRVHLHTSADREAYEKRRLLEDEVERAALNGEFELFYQPQVRLCDSALIGAEALLRWRHPERGLLSPCDFIAVLSASRQASVVGAWVLEEACRQASIWWRTGNRLRVAVNLFPDQVKGHDLAGMVRDTLSRHCLPPQALEIEVTEAVALSEAQGTRDNLLKLRMLGVWLSLDDFGTGFASLTTLKELQVDRLKIDRSFVAQLPYNNQDLAIVEAVLALARTLNLGVIAEGVENEAQEIYLRARGCQEAQGFRYGAPMTAAHIDRLVAAGDGRAIGGDNTVPRKSLAIFEV